AAACGTGCGTGGAGACTGCATGGGAGCTCAGTTGGCAGAAACCAATCAAGAAAGAACGTAAGGTCAGAATAAAACTGGTGCATGTTTACTTAATAAAGTGCTCCCAAATAGAAGTAGCTGGGGAAAAGTTGTGACCTTGGTGGGGAGATCAAAGACAAAAAAttcccaacctctgcttggagagtagtgcatATGATTagaagtgtgtatgtgtgggcaacctccttggtgtgggAAACGTATGACTTTGAGATAGCTCTTTCAAGGGATGtaggtggccctgaaaagggccgggatTTGTTCGTTCGTTCTCAAAATTACTTCTTCTTGGGCAGGAGCACGGCGTGGATGTTTGGCAGCACACCTCCCTGAGCGATGGTCACACCGCCCATCAGCCTGTTCAGCTCCTCGTCGTTGCGTACGGCCAGCTGAAGGTGACGggggatgatcctggtcttCTTGTTGTCACGGGCAGCGTTGCCGGCCAACTCCAGCACTTCGGCGGTCAAGTACTCCAGCACGGCGGCCATGTAGACTGGGGCGCCGGCGCCAACACGTCCTGCATAGTTGCCCTTGCGCATGAAGCGGTGAACGCGGCCAACAGGGAACTGGAGCCCTGCACGGGAGGATCGGCTCTTTCCCTTGCTCCTCTTCTTGCCCTTGCCACGGCCAGACATGTTGACACTATCAATGCTCTTTCAACAAAGTTGCTGAGAAGAATGGTCATGAATTATTCATAATGTCTCCTTTTATACAACCCCAACGGatccaaatactagtactatggaTTGAATAACCAATCATGGCTTTTCCCTGACAAAATAGCCAATGGGAGAGAGGAACAACATTTTTCACTGAAATCGCCCACCCAATCAGCTCATTCCTATCATGTGATTCCTAACAGGTCataaaaatttgcatattatgCTATGTTTTACCACAGGAAGCGTAGTCTAAAATTCTTGGCCAATTGTATTGCTCATAGTCTACAGCAACCAATCACAGTGGTAGTATCGAAAGTTTTGACCAATGGTCGTTAAGCTGTATATTCTCTATCTTCTAGATcgtaaaatttgcataattgctgGCGGAGGCAATAAAAGGCAAGCACACGACGATGTTGTCATTTTATCATTCTTTGAGTGATCTTGAGTGATGGCACCAAAGTCAGGGAAAGGAGAAAAGAAGGCCGGCAAGGCCCGCCGCATGGGCAAGGATTCCaagagaaggaggaggagaaaggaGTCCTTCGGAATCTACATCTACAAGGTGCTCAAGCAGGTGCACCCCGACACCGGTGTCTCCAGCAAGGCCATGGGCATCATGAACTCCTTCGTCAATGATGTCTTCGAGCGTATCGCTGGCGAGGCTTCCCGCCTGGCTCACTACAACAAGCGCTCCACCATCAGCAGCCGGGAGGTCCAGACCGCCGTGCGTCTGCTCCTGCCTGGTGAGCTGGCCAAGCACGCCGTCAGCGAGGGCACCAAGGCCGTCACCAAGTACACCAGCTCCAAGTAAACAACTTCGAACGGCaaaaaccccggcccttttcagggccaccaaCATCTCACAAAAGGACTGTTGTCAATCACGCACATTATTGTCTCTAACGTCTTGATAACACACAGTGCAAATACCATCTGATTACATGTGAGAAACTTACTTCAAAATACAATCCGTTTTACGACCAAGGAATTGTATTAGCCTCCCTCGCGACGAAGGTTTATGCAACAAGATATGTAGGCATCAAACCAATACCTGAACGATCccgatcaaattttcaaaacagttttgGAAGTTGTAAAAAGAATAGCACCCTGGCTAAAAGGATGAGCCTTCCTGTCACGTATGCAAATTTTTGGATTACAATTTTGCGGACGTGTTAGAAGCTAGACCAAagttttgctacattttcagAGGACAACTTTTCTTTATCGCTATTATCGTTAATCTTGATACAAGTTTATCCTAGCTGTCTCAAAGCCTTGGCAAATGTACCCTTCACCTACGTAGGTGTATCCATTCATATGCACAATTGTTTTATCTACTAACGTTGGTATTTTCGTGTAGGGCATGACAAAAAGCGTGCCTGTCAACATGTTGAAACTGAGGTCATTGCTAGACGTTGACCTTCATGGGAGCATGGGTGGCTTCCTCTATATGACTAAATGTCCTCAATATGATGTCAAATAGTTAAATACTTCATAGGTATCTAAGCCGTATcttgctttattttctgtaaGATCTGAGCAAAGGCATTGACAACAGCAAATCATCGATCATTTGACTGAGGCACAGAAGACAGTGTAGGTAGAAAATAGGAATAGTTTTATTTTCTGTTCAAATACAATCTAAAGTTCTCTTTCCCAAACAAATATTACAATGTTCCTATTGTACCCAAGGTCTACACCAGCTGAATTAATAACCTAAGTTACTATCCTGTTCAATTACAAGTTACTATCCAGGCACAGTTAGCACAAAGGTTGAAACAGGTGTAGACTCGGGACTGATGCCCATTACTAGCTGTATGATTAGAAATTGTTCTGATCAACAGACGTACAGTTTCATAGTCTCATATCTCTGTCTTGCATTACACATAAAGTATTGATCTGCACATTTTTTCCTTTACTTCCAATCCACGAGACAGTTGAAATGCAACTCCTATGTAAGCAATTGTTGAATACAATTATCTCTGGTCCAAAACTATTGACTTGACAGTGTTGGTAAAATATGAAACTGGAACACAGAGAGTATTGCCCATTTGTGTTGTACAGAGCTGACTTGCCAATGTTATGATTTGTAAGTAGGTTCAATGCATTGCACAGACTACAAACATAAGATGCAAATCATAATACTGTAAGAAAAGGATATGATGTGTGGTACCCATGCAAAAAAAACTATACATCACAATACCACTGTGTAAAGAGATGTACATAACACATGTACgaaaatgtacatattctgATTTAACTTACAGGTCATGGTTAGATATGATACAAACTATATTTCCACAGTAAGAAACAGAATATACACTACAACACACACTATACAAGGAGCATGTTAGTTTATGATTAGGATTTAAAAAATCATCTGCCTGTACAGAATTGTCAAAACTACAGGAAAGGTCACTACCTGAATTCTCAATCATAGATTGAGTCTAGgattaaaaaagaagaaaacgcTCAAATATTGTCAAAGATCTTAATCTTTACAATTCTTTACAAAGATTGATGTTAGCTAAAATTTACACattataacgttaatgttattGAGTTGGTCGATGTCACAACAGATGTCACAATAGTTTGAAGACACCATGTAGATGTTTGTTGATGAGATTAAGATAACTTATTCATAAGTTAAATAAATACTAATTTGATAGCTATATCCAGTCAGATATGAATGGTTATGGTGCAGTAACTTCTATCAAATTCTGATGTCAATATCTTAGAATGGACAATATCTAAGGTCAGACAATTATCAACATTAATACATGCTGCATTTTTTGCATAAAATGGTAACAAAGGTTTCAGAATTTCAGAAGGAAGGCAATACAGGTGAAATGGAATGTATTAAGTAACTTCAAGCAGCAGCCAACTAACTTTTTGTGCTTACAAAGCTCAAAAGTGAGCACTTGAACCGCTACAAAAAGATAACTACTCTAAACTATTGAAGGCACTTGTGAATTGCTAGCAAACATCTGATTTGTAAGAGAATCACAGCTAAAATAGTAACAACTGTACAGATTACGGGAGATACTCGTTTCCTTcaaataacaaatttatttaATAGTAACATGATTTTTGGCTGGAGAAAAACtatcaatttttaaaattttgataCCTATATCAAGGGTGTGAATTTGTGTAAGAAAGTTTCAAATTTGGTCAAAATTTTTTATTAACATTTCCCCTCTGAAGTCAGAGGATCTACAGTTGGAAGGTGTTTAGTATCTGCGGTGCTTGTCGGTACTTCGCGGGAGAGCGTGGCCGGCGACTGCTATGTTAGCCTTGCGGTAGGCGGGGATGGTCGCCTTCTGGCGGATAGGGGGTGGCTGCAGCTGGGGGGTGCTGGCGGCAGAGGAGTCTGAGTAGGTGGAAGGTCCTGgggaaaaataaaacaccatgAGCAATCGTCACAGAAAATAGACATGGACATGATCAACAACATCAATCAACATACTACAGCCAACCAGTTAAAAATAACAACTGACTCAGTCTGAAGCACAGTACTTGACTTTTACAAATCCAATATTTTCTGTCCCTCTGTCATTGCTGTCAAATCACAATTTGCTCCTCATACAAAAATAgtcttagatacatgtacatcaagcaAGCTGAAGCAGATAAAAACTTACAAACAGTACAACAAAGAGATAGGCTGTCTGCAGACACAAAGACGACACGAAAAACGAAGGTAAGCTTGTAGCTAGTGATGTAATGTAAGTGAAACAATGTGCATGCAAGTTGACCCTTACCTCTATACCTCTTCTGCACAGAGAGGCCCTTGCCCTTGTCTGCCCCACTCTGGAAGACTGTAGTAGGGGGAGTGCTGACTGGTTCTAGTGTCCGCAGGTCACCTTCTCCTGAAGAGAGGCAAGACAAAAGCACAAATCTAACTCAACATCGTATTGTGGCAAAGATACCAGTTGCACCATTTGGAACAAACACTGCAAGCACTTCAACCTTCCATGTTCCCATAATATTGCTGCACTTGAATGTGAACAAATATATTGCAGTAGAGCAAACCAAGACGACTCCAGTAATTTTCTTACCTGTATGGTGGTTGACAGGAAACTTGACGCGCCCCCTGTACTGTGCTGGGTCTGAATAGTTCCCATTGGAATGTCGGATGCTGCGCATCTTTTGTCTTGCTCCCACTGACACTTTCCCAGCTTTATTCTACAATGATGGGAAAGAAGGGCATAAATTTCTTACATGCAGGGTGGAGAAATTTTTGACGccatgatttacatgtacagtcagcaCACCAGAAATTTGTCAATATCAGCTTATACATTTAAGTTAACTTGGTGAAAATTCTGAAAGCAGTCTACCAAAAACAGCAACACTAACCCACCTTGTCATCAGATACCTCATGAGACTTGGTCCTCCTGCGTGCCTGTCTGTCTAGACTCTTCCTATCGCTACGGCGAGGTTTCGCAATCCTCGGCACAAACACGGGAGGAGGGGACTCCTCGCGCTTGCTGCTGGACTTTTCGTCATACAAGTTCTCCTCGCTAACAGCGTGCCTCATGGCAGGCGTTAGGGGGTTAGACCTGACCTCATCGATTTGTTTTAACTGCCGAGTGTCGTCCCTGAGAGAATTAAGAGAAGCTGTGGTCTTGCCATAATCAAGGGTGAGAATATCTGGAGCGTGAGGGGTTACTCGCGACCGCCGCCGAGCGGCGATGGCATTtatgttctttgttttctttgccaCTTCAATGATATCATCTGGTGATGTCACTATCCCAGTTGGAGGTTCAGGTGAGTCACTGGTTCGGCTATTGCTTCGACTGCTGATGCTGACCAGGCTCTCAAGTTTTGTAACACTGTCCGAGTGGGTCGGACTTAAGGTCACTTGGTTATCGTTCGCTGCTTGCCGCAGCATCCTAGATTGAGGACTTGCTTTGAAGACCTTTGACGGTGTGTCCCTTTCATTCAAGTCCTTCGTTGACGCATTTCTTGACTTTATCTTTGTGGGCGAAGGACTGGAATGTTCATCGTCCAACGTGCCAAGCTTATCGTCATATTCCTCAAAGTCCTGAAGCTTCTGAGTGAGGAATGACATTTTTGCCTGATAGCTCTGTAACGTGTGCAGCTGGGTGTGGCTGAAGGAAGCGTCCAGATCCTGAGTGTACACCTCATACAGCTCCTCCAGCTCCAGAGGAACAGGTAAGTTGTGCATCTCGATCAGTTCCCGCTGCATGCGGATTATCTCGTCCGCCACGTTCTTGTGCTGCTCGTACCTCGCAATGACCAAGTCTTTCTGGCGGAGGAAGTTTTCTTGAAGCAGTGTTTTGGACTGCATCTCTGTGTTTTCAATTTCCAGCTCGTGGACCTTACACAGGAGCATGAGAATTTCCTTTTGGTCCTCGTTATTGATCCGTTTGGGCAGCAGCTCT
This genomic stretch from Branchiostoma floridae strain S238N-H82 chromosome 13, Bfl_VNyyK, whole genome shotgun sequence harbors:
- the LOC118429035 gene encoding late histone H2A.2.2-like, which gives rise to MSGRGKGKKRSKGKSRSSRAGLQFPVGRVHRFMRKGNYAGRVGAGAPVYMAAVLEYLTAEVLELAGNAARDNKKTRIIPRHLQLAVRNDEELNRLMGGVTIAQGGVLPNIHAVLLPKKK
- the LOC118429033 gene encoding late histone H2B.L4-like, which encodes MAPKSGKGEKKAGKARRMGKDSKRRRRRKESFGIYIYKVLKQVHPDTGVSSKAMGIMNSFVNDVFERIAGEASRLAHYNKRSTISSREVQTAVRLLLPGELAKHAVSEGTKAVTKYTSSK